In Arachis hypogaea cultivar Tifrunner chromosome 17, arahy.Tifrunner.gnm2.J5K5, whole genome shotgun sequence, a single window of DNA contains:
- the LOC112766232 gene encoding pentatricopeptide repeat-containing protein At2g20710, mitochondrial, whose translation MNLFPKKWNLFSTRSWVVQRAMLHNYQAPSDHLFLRISRAGHPNTPMNHILDQWVQEGGHVRHSELQFFIKQLRSHRRFNHALQVLEWMGDERKHHLTSGDIAVRLDLIAKVHGLGPAEKYFNSLSDSVKDFKVYGALLNCYAQHNSVEKAEATMEKLKEYACKHTINLVLSYNALLKLYVRVSELEKFDNLMREMLSKDMYDSVSLNTRLDAYAAIKDIDGLESLLLRMEADPKATIDWITYSIAAKAYIQAGQHEKAYAMLRKSEYLIEPKRRRAAYESLLTMYGSMGKKDDVYRIWDMCKRLNRPCNTNYICMLTALATLKDVDGAERIFEEWEFGNTCFDIRIPNVMMSAYCKNGLVEKAEAFVDRLSKSCNELGGSIWDRLANGYYRNNDMDNAIQTMKKAILAGQPGSTWKPYRFTLATCIDYLKDKGDLEGASEILRLCLEREYFSTVIHDRLSSYVHGKTPETKAINLMEEYYHSKNDELFPDGEKQHEIQPHE comes from the exons ATGAATCTGTTTCCGAAGAAATGGAACCTGTTCAGCACCCGTTCTTGGGTGGTTCAGAGGGCTATGCTGCACAACTATCAAGCTCCAAGCGATCACCTTTTCCTTCGAATATCGAGAGCCGGACACCCCAACACTCCCATGAACCATATTCTGGATCAATGGGTCCAAGAGGGCGGACACGTCAGGCATTCCGAGCTCCAGTTCTTCATCAAGCAGCTTAGGTCTCATCGTCGCTTCAACCATGCCCTTCAG GTATTAGAATGGATGGGTGATGAAAGGAAACATCATTTGACATCTGGAGACATAGCTGTACGTCTTGACTTGATAGCAAAAGTTCATGGCTTAGGTCCAGCAGAGAAATACTTTAATAGCCTTTCAGATTCTGTAAAAGATTTCAAGGTCTATGGTGCTCTTTTGAATTGCTATGCACAACATAACTCTGTGGAGAAAGCCGAGGCTACCATGGAGAAACTAAAAGAGTACGCTTGTAAGCATACAATAAATTTGGTATTGAGTTATAATGCTCTGTTAAAGCTCTATGTTCGAGTAAGTGAACTTGAGAAATTTGACAATTTGATGAGAGAAATGTTATCGAAGGACATGTATGACTCTGTGTCGCTTAATACTCGGCTGGATGCGTATGCGGCCATTAAGGACATAGATGGGCTGGAGAGCTTACTATTGCGGATGGAAGCTGATCCTAAGGCAACTATTGATTGGATAACGTACTCTATTGCAGCAAAGGCTTATATTCAGGCTggccaacatgagaaagcatatGCAATGCTGAGGAAATCGGAGTACCTGATTGAACCCAAGAGGAGGAGGGCTGCCTATGAATCTCTTCTAACTATGTACGGCTCCATGGGAAAAAAGGACGATGTTTATCGTATTTGGGATATGTGCAAAAGGCTAAACAGACCCTGCAACACGAATTACATCTGTATGCTGACCGCATTAGCTACGCTTAAGGATGTTGATGGAGCTGAGAGGATTTTCGAGGAATGGGAGTTTGGAAATACATGCTTCGACATCAGGATTCCGAATGTGATGATGAGTGCATATTGTAAGAATGGTCTGGTGGAAAAAGCTGAAGCATTTGTTGATAGGCTTTCAAAGAGTTGCAATGAATTAGGCGGTAGTATATGGGATCGATTGGCAAATGGCTATTACAGGAACAATGATATGGATAATGCTATTCAAACAATGAAGAAAGCGATTTTGGCAGGTCAACCTGGATCAACATGGAAGCCCTATCGATTTACTTTGGCTACATGTATTGATTACCTTAAGGACAAGGGAGATTTGGAGGGGGCATCAGAGATTCTTAGGCTATGTCTTGAACGAGAATATTTTTCTACTGTTATACATGATAGATTATCAAGCTATGTGCATGGAAAAACCCCAGAAACAAAGGCCATAAATCTGATGGAAGAATATTATCATTCAAAGAATGATGAACTTTTTCCAGATGGAGAGAAGCAACATGAAATTCAACCCCATGAATAG